In methanogenic archaeon ISO4-H5, the following are encoded in one genomic region:
- a CDS encoding sugar fermentation stimulation protein SfsA, whose product MRYRKVIPGVFLQRPNRFIAYCEIDGNVEKCHVKNTGRCREILLKGTEVYLQKGTSPGRSTPYDLIAARKRDFIINIDSQAPNKVALESIERILGPCDTVKPEFTLGESRFDFYAEQGGRKVLMEVKGVTKESDYKVCFPDAPTERGLKHVRELTRLVGEGYRCVVCFIVQMERADSFSPDYPIHEEFGKALEEAAEAGVEVLAFTCRTTPDTLELADPVPIVFRQILS is encoded by the coding sequence ATGAGGTATCGCAAAGTCATACCAGGAGTCTTCTTACAGAGACCGAACAGATTCATCGCATACTGCGAGATCGACGGTAACGTTGAGAAATGTCATGTGAAGAACACCGGCAGATGCCGCGAGATCCTCCTCAAGGGGACCGAGGTCTACCTCCAGAAAGGCACCTCCCCCGGACGTTCCACGCCCTACGACCTCATCGCCGCCAGGAAGAGGGACTTCATCATCAACATCGACTCGCAGGCACCCAACAAGGTGGCCCTGGAATCCATCGAGAGGATTCTCGGACCCTGCGATACGGTGAAGCCCGAGTTCACCCTCGGGGAATCACGTTTCGATTTCTATGCGGAACAGGGCGGGAGGAAGGTCCTCATGGAGGTCAAGGGGGTGACGAAGGAATCCGATTACAAGGTGTGCTTCCCCGATGCTCCCACCGAGCGGGGGCTGAAGCACGTGCGCGAGCTCACCCGCCTGGTCGGGGAAGGCTACCGCTGCGTGGTCTGCTTCATCGTGCAGATGGAGCGCGCCGACAGTTTCTCGCCCGACTATCCCATCCACGAGGAGTTCGGAAAGGCATTGGAGGAGGCCGCGGAGGCGGGCGTGGAGGTACTGGCGTTCACCTGCCGCACGACCCCTGACACACTGGAACTGGCGGATCCGGTCCCGATCGTTTTCAGGCAAATCCTGAGCTGA
- a CDS encoding SAM-dependent methyltransferase: protein MKQTNPADEERIREGVREYYGKSLKGSSDLKTNACTCSCSPDKRLAPILPLIDDEILDRFYGCGSPIPPLLEGLTVLDLGCGTGRDVYIVSKLVGESGHVIGVDMTREQLDVAESHLQSQTERFGYAKPNVDFRQGYIEDLKSVGIEDSSVDVVISNCVINLSPRKDLVFREIHRVLKEGGELYFSDVFADRRVPDEVYADPILRGECLGGAMYTEDFRRAMEKAGFQIVRYTSVSDVKVDNPEMRKLLGDMRFTSRTVRAFKLPDLEDECEDYGQTVIYDGGIEGHPEWFDLDNGHRFYTNHPKSVCGNTASMCSGTRYGRHLHARGDRSRHYGKFDCGDDEPVGGCCCR from the coding sequence ATGAAGCAAACGAACCCCGCCGACGAGGAAAGAATCAGGGAAGGCGTACGCGAATACTACGGGAAGAGCCTCAAGGGCAGTTCCGACCTGAAGACGAACGCATGTACGTGCTCCTGCTCTCCGGACAAGAGGCTAGCACCCATTTTGCCCCTCATCGACGATGAGATCCTTGACAGGTTCTACGGCTGCGGTTCGCCCATCCCACCGCTCCTGGAGGGACTTACGGTCCTGGACCTGGGATGCGGTACCGGGAGGGACGTGTACATCGTATCCAAGCTCGTGGGTGAGAGCGGGCATGTGATAGGGGTGGACATGACCAGGGAACAGCTAGATGTCGCCGAATCCCATTTACAGAGTCAGACGGAGAGGTTCGGATACGCCAAGCCCAACGTGGATTTCAGGCAGGGATACATCGAGGATCTCAAATCGGTTGGGATAGAGGATTCCTCCGTCGATGTGGTGATCTCTAACTGCGTGATCAACCTCTCCCCCAGGAAGGACCTGGTCTTCAGGGAGATACACAGGGTGCTGAAGGAGGGCGGGGAACTGTACTTCTCCGATGTCTTCGCTGACAGGAGGGTACCCGACGAGGTTTATGCGGACCCCATCCTCAGAGGGGAATGCCTCGGCGGTGCTATGTACACCGAGGATTTCCGCCGTGCTATGGAGAAGGCTGGATTCCAGATAGTCAGGTACACATCGGTGAGCGATGTGAAGGTGGACAATCCTGAGATGAGGAAGCTGCTTGGTGATATGAGGTTCACATCGCGTACCGTGAGGGCGTTCAAGCTGCCCGATTTGGAGGACGAATGCGAGGATTACGGGCAGACCGTGATCTACGACGGCGGGATCGAGGGACATCCGGAATGGTTCGACCTCGATAACGGGCATCGTTTCTATACGAACCATCCAAAGTCCGTGTGCGGGAACACGGCATCGATGTGTTCCGGGACCCGCTACGGGAGGCATCTGCATGCTAGGGGCGACAGGTCCCGGCACTATGGTAAATTCGACTGCGGGGACGACGAGCCGGTCGGAGGGTGCTGCTGCAGGTGA
- a CDS encoding HTH domain-containing protein, translating to MKNYLELSDIFHEKSMEERMVDLASRFKVYRKKAKLTQLELADRSGVSYGSIKRFERTGRISLESLWQLASAVGCDDQLDRIFSAPPLTADDLRG from the coding sequence ATGAAAAATTATCTTGAACTCAGCGACATCTTCCATGAGAAATCGATGGAAGAAAGAATGGTCGACCTGGCATCGAGATTCAAGGTATACCGCAAAAAGGCTAAACTTACACAGCTCGAACTGGCAGACCGCAGCGGAGTATCTTATGGATCTATCAAACGCTTCGAGCGGACCGGCAGAATCTCTCTTGAAAGCCTGTGGCAGTTGGCATCCGCTGTCGGATGCGATGATCAGCTGGATCGTATATTCAGCGCCCCGCCGCTCACAGCCGACGATCTGAGGGGATGA
- a CDS encoding cell division protein FtsZ1, whose product MNAVEKDIAVSGDARIAVIGIGGAGVRIASMLYGKMSRVGVIAINTDKKALETAAADTRLYICKEVTKGLGTNGDPALGKKCAQIHEAEITAAVSKYDCAYIIAGMGGGTGSGAASVVAELCDRAGVKVGAITIMPFGFETGRSIKAAEGYRALHAVCQDIVRCENDKVLSVEGIKTLDEAMNTMNEMIVRKVEHAIEDAHELIRQDIAKRMCQQDVSPVTETFASAAFQAQKSL is encoded by the coding sequence ATGAACGCAGTCGAGAAGGACATAGCAGTTTCCGGAGATGCCCGCATAGCCGTTATCGGAATCGGCGGAGCAGGTGTCAGGATCGCTTCCATGCTCTACGGTAAGATGAGCCGCGTCGGAGTCATTGCCATCAACACCGACAAAAAGGCACTCGAGACCGCGGCTGCGGACACTAGGCTGTATATCTGCAAGGAAGTCACCAAGGGCCTCGGCACCAACGGCGACCCTGCTCTGGGAAAGAAGTGCGCCCAAATCCACGAAGCGGAGATCACCGCAGCAGTCAGCAAGTACGATTGCGCCTACATCATCGCAGGTATGGGAGGAGGAACCGGTTCCGGTGCCGCCTCCGTCGTCGCAGAGCTCTGCGACCGTGCCGGTGTCAAGGTAGGTGCCATCACCATCATGCCCTTCGGTTTCGAGACCGGCAGGAGCATCAAGGCCGCAGAGGGCTACAGGGCACTCCACGCGGTCTGCCAGGACATCGTAAGATGCGAGAACGACAAAGTTCTCAGCGTCGAGGGAATCAAGACCCTCGACGAGGCCATGAACACCATGAACGAAATGATCGTCAGGAAGGTCGAGCACGCCATCGAGGATGCTCACGAACTCATCCGCCAGGACATCGCAAAGCGCATGTGCCAGCAGGATGTCTCTCCTGTCACCGAGACCTTCGCGTCCGCGGCGTTCCAGGCACAGAAATCACTCTAA
- a CDS encoding toxin-antitoxin system, toxin component, HipA family, with product MELRVMFDGREVGRMRYESKTAHFAYSRDWLNHGFAISPKSLPLEDRLFSGGPDIFNGLQGVFADSLPGGWGMLTAIRALREKGIDYLSLDPLEKLSYIGKDGIGALYYEPTNCDWNIPSDINPDQLCMECMALTEGENTDLDDLFMRAGSTGGAKPKMNLEIDGESWIVKFRERYDPESAGRMEFEYNQAAKKCGIDIPECRLIDSELCDGFFASKRFDRVDGRRIHMISLGGLLEIPRDMPILDYLTFLQATRFVTESQTEVVKAFRLACFNVFAKNYDDHAGNFSFLYLEDEERYVLSPAYDLTRTPNMREHRMTCMGNPLPGEKELFQLASRVDIPLSRAKEIVSQIGETVRGELSEWLSARKASEKFY from the coding sequence ATGGAATTACGCGTAATGTTTGACGGAAGGGAAGTGGGCCGTATGAGGTACGAATCCAAGACCGCCCATTTTGCCTACAGCAGGGATTGGCTGAACCACGGTTTCGCTATCTCCCCTAAATCGCTTCCGCTGGAAGACCGGCTGTTCTCGGGCGGACCCGATATATTCAACGGCCTTCAGGGAGTATTCGCGGATTCCCTTCCGGGGGGATGGGGGATGCTTACTGCGATAAGAGCACTCAGGGAGAAAGGCATAGACTATCTCAGTCTGGATCCCCTGGAGAAGCTGTCGTACATCGGAAAGGATGGCATCGGTGCACTGTACTACGAACCCACGAACTGTGATTGGAACATTCCGTCTGATATCAATCCGGATCAACTCTGCATGGAATGCATGGCCCTGACAGAGGGCGAGAATACAGACCTGGATGATCTTTTCATGAGGGCAGGGTCCACTGGCGGTGCCAAGCCCAAGATGAATCTGGAAATAGACGGGGAGAGTTGGATAGTCAAGTTCCGCGAGCGCTACGATCCCGAGTCAGCAGGGAGGATGGAGTTCGAATACAATCAAGCAGCTAAGAAATGCGGTATCGACATACCTGAATGCCGCCTTATCGATTCGGAACTCTGCGACGGTTTCTTTGCATCGAAGAGGTTCGACAGAGTTGACGGAAGGAGGATCCACATGATTTCTTTGGGAGGACTGCTGGAAATTCCGAGAGATATGCCGATACTCGATTATCTTACATTCCTTCAGGCTACAAGGTTCGTAACCGAATCACAGACCGAAGTCGTCAAAGCATTCCGTCTCGCATGCTTCAACGTTTTCGCGAAGAACTATGACGATCATGCGGGGAACTTCTCATTCCTGTACCTTGAAGACGAGGAAAGATATGTGCTATCCCCAGCATACGATCTGACCCGCACACCCAATATGAGGGAACATCGGATGACCTGCATGGGAAATCCGCTGCCGGGGGAGAAGGAATTGTTCCAGTTGGCATCACGGGTGGATATTCCTCTATCACGTGCAAAAGAGATTGTGTCCCAGATTGGGGAAACAGTCAGAGGAGAACTCTCCGAATGGCTTTCGGCCCGGAAAGCCTCAGAAAAATTTTACTGA
- a CDS encoding flavodoxin-like protein, whose translation MTTVIIYSGGSNTTAVSQYIAEKTGGKAVTVQEAAGLDLGSFDKIVIGTRVRAGKVPSDLSDFVAKNKAAIDAKDPSFFLCCMYKDDKGQKQLDKIASQLGFQKAVFFTKGKKIVKEAGNPVDSFISSF comes from the coding sequence ATGACCACAGTAATCATCTACTCCGGAGGAAGCAACACCACTGCTGTTTCCCAGTATATCGCAGAGAAAACCGGCGGAAAGGCCGTCACCGTTCAGGAAGCTGCTGGACTCGATCTCGGTTCTTTCGACAAGATTGTCATCGGAACCAGGGTCAGGGCAGGAAAGGTCCCTTCCGATCTTTCCGATTTCGTTGCCAAGAACAAAGCGGCCATCGACGCCAAGGATCCTTCATTCTTCCTTTGCTGCATGTACAAGGACGACAAGGGACAGAAGCAGCTTGACAAGATCGCATCCCAGCTGGGTTTCCAAAAGGCCGTATTCTTCACCAAAGGAAAGAAGATCGTCAAGGAAGCCGGCAACCCTGTCGATTCCTTCATCTCTTCATTCTGA
- a CDS encoding adhesin-like protein: MKATTILAACVAAALVVAVASVYINIMKNDEVTTEVLMDDGMTCTINGKEVANGDTVTVTISSGNMTIHVDSQASGKLAVCGLWSSDDGGASILKNTGKAVTSADFAVKFVKHGTFKGAMYISNDAADGDLAPIILKFTVDESMVTVKNGGTVIHNNDVVTFTNDSELQVTTVDGKSHEITYKGTWSNSSGMSSGASGSELGTSTTIYIVDTMYFDAGNGTMEVGVKNE, encoded by the coding sequence ATGAAAGCGACCACGATACTAGCAGCATGCGTCGCAGCGGCCCTTGTTGTCGCCGTCGCATCGGTATACATCAACATCATGAAGAACGACGAGGTAACCACCGAGGTCCTCATGGACGACGGGATGACCTGCACAATCAACGGAAAGGAGGTCGCCAACGGCGACACCGTGACCGTTACCATCAGCTCCGGCAACATGACGATCCATGTTGACTCCCAGGCCTCCGGTAAGCTGGCCGTCTGCGGCCTCTGGTCCTCCGATGACGGCGGCGCATCCATCCTGAAGAACACCGGAAAGGCCGTCACCAGCGCCGACTTCGCCGTGAAGTTCGTCAAGCACGGGACCTTCAAGGGCGCCATGTACATCAGCAACGATGCGGCCGATGGAGATCTAGCACCCATCATCCTCAAGTTCACCGTCGACGAGTCGATGGTCACCGTCAAGAACGGCGGCACCGTGATCCACAACAACGACGTGGTCACCTTCACGAACGACTCCGAGCTGCAGGTAACCACCGTCGACGGGAAGTCGCACGAGATCACATACAAGGGGACTTGGTCCAACTCCTCCGGTATGAGCAGCGGAGCCTCCGGCAGCGAGCTCGGTACCTCCACCACTATCTACATCGTCGACACCATGTACTTCGATGCCGGCAACGGGACGATGGAAGTCGGTGTAAAGAACGAATGA
- a CDS encoding transcriptional regulator ArsR family codes for MTPIFLIGAAVLLTSETLTGYDGILLPFGGHLMPHKGNAPSSTFIDTYLYSIPLPMDMQEVDAEVFKALSDANRLKILSMLSSGEICACRILEALDITQPTLSHHMKILSGCGLVNVRKEGQWSYYSLDRARLDQLKEFLGSL; via the coding sequence GTGACCCCTATCTTCCTGATTGGCGCGGCGGTCCTGCTGACCTCGGAGACCCTGACGGGATACGATGGCATACTGCTTCCGTTCGGCGGACATCTCATGCCTCATAAGGGGAATGCTCCTTCCTCAACGTTCATCGACACCTATCTATATTCAATCCCCCTCCCTATGGACATGCAGGAAGTGGATGCCGAGGTCTTCAAAGCATTATCCGACGCCAACAGGCTGAAGATCCTCTCCATGCTCTCTTCGGGCGAGATCTGCGCCTGCAGGATCCTTGAGGCCCTGGACATCACGCAGCCCACCCTTTCCCACCACATGAAGATCCTCTCCGGATGCGGTCTAGTAAACGTCAGGAAGGAAGGCCAGTGGTCATATTATTCTCTGGACCGTGCCAGGTTGGATCAGCTCAAGGAGTTCCTGGGTTCGCTCTGA
- a CDS encoding ATPase: MDRRCLKDLIRWNESKNRKPLIVWGARQVGKTYLIKEIFAERYYAGKYVYIDCNEEPAFCRFCETHPKAKDVLEYISLDRGITVDRSTLLIFDEVQECLSVVTLMKYLCQEYRDIPVIVTGSMVRIRIKRKKRGPKQKGFLFPVGKIDEMTVYPMSFDEYLYNRNRQMYDKIVDAYQRKRPMEQSFHEMALNLFYEYLLVGGMPESVSSYLETGSFNASRNILKTLYGNYLADMDLYQASPESILRTRAIFSNICNFLNRESRNFSPSLIEKGTKNRDMRSPIDWLKEAHAVYISNKVEGRITFPMTESNGTFRIYLADMGMFSYQSGINPVTFITGDGRESLSGVFYENFAAEELGSRGIPLFYWCGKGGSEFEFILEDDGFAIPLDAKRTKGSLTSLKKFRDNNSFSYAVKVSRNNYGYDMETGILTIPFYELFLLAEQIADDRIPDDLFNRN; the protein is encoded by the coding sequence ATGGACAGAAGATGCCTGAAGGATCTCATCAGATGGAACGAATCCAAGAACCGTAAGCCCCTGATCGTTTGGGGGGCAAGACAGGTCGGGAAAACCTACCTGATAAAGGAGATCTTCGCTGAAAGGTACTATGCCGGGAAGTATGTTTACATCGATTGCAATGAGGAACCAGCTTTCTGCAGGTTCTGCGAGACGCATCCTAAAGCCAAGGATGTACTGGAATACATCTCGCTGGACAGGGGAATAACGGTAGATCGGTCCACCCTTCTGATATTCGATGAGGTACAGGAATGTCTGTCAGTGGTGACCCTCATGAAATATCTGTGTCAGGAGTACCGTGACATTCCGGTAATAGTGACTGGTTCCATGGTCAGGATAAGGATCAAACGCAAGAAACGGGGGCCGAAACAGAAGGGTTTCCTGTTCCCTGTAGGGAAGATTGACGAGATGACCGTATATCCCATGTCATTCGACGAATATCTATACAACCGCAACAGGCAGATGTATGACAAGATCGTGGACGCATATCAGCGTAAAAGGCCGATGGAGCAATCGTTCCATGAGATGGCACTCAATCTGTTCTACGAGTATCTGCTGGTCGGAGGAATGCCCGAATCGGTATCCTCCTATCTGGAAACCGGAAGCTTCAACGCATCCAGGAACATACTCAAAACTCTATACGGGAACTACCTGGCGGATATGGACCTCTATCAGGCAAGCCCGGAGTCCATATTGAGGACAAGGGCGATTTTCTCCAATATATGCAATTTCCTAAACAGGGAGTCCAGGAACTTCAGCCCCTCGCTCATCGAGAAAGGCACCAAGAACAGGGATATGCGGTCACCCATCGATTGGCTCAAGGAAGCTCATGCGGTATACATATCCAACAAGGTGGAGGGTCGCATCACATTCCCGATGACCGAATCGAACGGAACATTCAGGATATATCTGGCGGACATGGGCATGTTCTCGTATCAGAGCGGGATAAATCCTGTCACCTTCATCACCGGTGACGGGAGAGAATCGCTTTCGGGGGTGTTCTATGAGAACTTCGCTGCAGAGGAACTCGGGTCCAGGGGGATCCCCCTGTTCTATTGGTGCGGCAAAGGCGGTTCCGAATTCGAATTCATCCTGGAAGATGACGGATTCGCCATACCTTTGGATGCCAAAAGGACGAAAGGATCCCTTACTTCACTTAAGAAATTCCGTGATAACAACAGTTTCAGCTATGCGGTGAAGGTATCTAGAAACAACTACGGTTACGACATGGAGACAGGGATACTGACGATCCCGTTCTACGAGCTGTTCCTGCTGGCCGAACAGATCGCCGATGACCGTATCCCCGATGATCTCTTCAACAGAAATTGA
- a CDS encoding NADPH-dependent FMN reductase — protein MKVLLVNGSPHKNGCTYTSLREVADALEKEGIETEIHWIGKGEIPGCKACGYCKKKGKCVIDDDPNEIGKRIDEFDGFVFGSPVYYSGPAGQICSWMDRFFYANAGKMCGKVGACIVNARRGGNSASFERLNQYFMICNMVVPGSQYWNMTHGNTVEEVKQDAEGLQTMRTLGRNIAWVLKCIEAGRKAGIELPEPEPRVRTNFIGN, from the coding sequence ATGAAGGTACTCCTCGTAAACGGAAGCCCCCACAAGAACGGATGCACATATACCTCCCTCAGAGAGGTGGCGGATGCTTTGGAGAAGGAAGGCATCGAGACCGAGATCCATTGGATCGGCAAGGGAGAGATCCCTGGATGCAAAGCATGCGGATACTGCAAGAAGAAAGGAAAATGCGTCATCGATGACGATCCCAACGAGATCGGGAAGAGAATCGATGAATTCGACGGATTCGTCTTCGGTTCCCCCGTATACTACTCCGGTCCCGCAGGACAGATCTGCTCTTGGATGGACCGCTTCTTCTATGCCAATGCCGGTAAGATGTGCGGAAAGGTCGGAGCCTGCATAGTCAATGCGAGGAGAGGGGGCAATTCCGCATCCTTCGAAAGACTCAATCAGTACTTCATGATCTGCAACATGGTCGTTCCCGGTTCGCAGTACTGGAACATGACTCACGGCAACACCGTGGAGGAAGTCAAGCAGGACGCTGAAGGCCTGCAGACCATGAGGACACTGGGAAGGAATATCGCATGGGTGCTGAAGTGTATCGAGGCAGGCAGGAAAGCGGGAATAGAGCTCCCGGAGCCTGAACCAAGGGTTCGCACGAACTTCATCGGAAACTGA
- a CDS encoding transposase: protein MNYIGIDVHKSICTAVVMNDDEKVIDQIIDFGTNDEGCSAIVDRYSPEDSYILFENLTTAHRVYHFFKDRGYRVEGLHTGHGCVTEISKTDFKTDLEDATKLARMCKDHFTGRRKYALVHFADIDSMKAKELCRVMNDCSEQRDKLNLRIQAYMDLFDIHLPKGLKNVYSNKAMTYLKSLDHPALTIMVEDMASVMAHIETSREGLESLFKDNEDVKNLMSIKGIAIPNRSDNLYRNRRDREIRDP, encoded by the coding sequence ATGAACTACATTGGTATCGATGTACATAAGTCAATTTGTACAGCAGTTGTAATGAATGATGATGAGAAGGTCATCGACCAGATCATCGATTTTGGAACCAACGATGAAGGATGCTCCGCCATCGTCGACCGTTATTCTCCGGAGGATTCGTACATCCTCTTCGAGAACCTGACCACCGCTCACAGGGTGTATCATTTCTTCAAGGACAGAGGGTACCGTGTGGAGGGTCTCCACACGGGACACGGATGTGTGACGGAGATCTCCAAGACGGATTTCAAGACGGATCTCGAGGATGCCACCAAGCTGGCCAGGATGTGCAAGGATCATTTCACGGGTCGCAGGAAATATGCTCTGGTACATTTCGCCGATATCGATTCGATGAAGGCGAAGGAACTGTGCAGAGTCATGAACGACTGCAGCGAGCAGAGGGATAAGCTGAATCTCAGAATCCAGGCATACATGGATTTGTTCGACATCCATCTGCCGAAAGGCCTAAAGAATGTCTACTCGAACAAGGCGATGACTTATCTGAAGTCCTTGGATCATCCTGCTCTGACCATAATGGTCGAGGACATGGCTTCAGTGATGGCACACATCGAGACCTCCAGGGAAGGTCTGGAATCGTTGTTCAAGGACAATGAGGATGTGAAGAACCTAATGTCGATCAAGGGAATAGCCATCCCAAACCGCAGCGACAATCTATACCGCAATCGACGGGATAGAGAGATTCGAGACCCCTGA